A single region of the Nitrospira sp. genome encodes:
- the ispG gene encoding flavodoxin-dependent (E)-4-hydroxy-3-methylbut-2-enyl-diphosphate synthase translates to MHITRKKTRQIQAGSVKIGGDAPISVQSMCSTDTRDVNATVAQIRQLEEAGCELIRVAVPDDEAAAALPQIKAAMTVPLIADIHFDHRLALKAAEVVDCVRINPGNIGAWWKVQEVIKAVNERGIPLRVGVNGGSLERPLLDKYGWPSPEALSESALNAVHALEDEGFTNMKVSLKASDVHHAIDAYYLFSTQANYPLHIGITEAGTAMTGAVKSAIGLGWLLSQGIGDTLRVSLAADPVEEVKVGFEILKSLELRHRGINVIACPTCGRVEIDVVRMANELEKKLSHIKTPLNVSVLGCVVNGIGEGKEADIGIAGGEGKGILFKKGKLMRKVPLEELMDTLIHEVELLAKEKEAEAAGVTHETAASSDGQAEPGWELIGHAPDEHSTIVRDIPVLPTKR, encoded by the coding sequence ATGCATATCACGAGAAAAAAGACGCGGCAGATTCAAGCGGGATCGGTCAAGATCGGCGGAGATGCGCCGATTTCAGTCCAGTCGATGTGCTCGACGGATACACGCGATGTGAACGCCACGGTGGCCCAGATCCGTCAACTGGAAGAGGCCGGATGTGAACTCATTCGTGTTGCCGTCCCTGATGACGAGGCGGCAGCGGCGCTTCCCCAGATCAAAGCCGCGATGACGGTTCCGCTGATCGCCGACATTCACTTCGACCACCGCTTAGCCCTCAAGGCGGCGGAGGTGGTGGATTGCGTCCGCATCAATCCGGGCAACATCGGGGCCTGGTGGAAGGTGCAGGAAGTCATCAAGGCCGTCAACGAGCGGGGCATTCCCTTGCGCGTGGGCGTCAATGGCGGCTCGCTCGAACGTCCGCTGTTGGACAAGTATGGCTGGCCCTCTCCCGAAGCCCTGTCGGAGTCGGCGTTGAACGCCGTCCATGCCTTGGAAGACGAGGGCTTCACCAATATGAAGGTGTCGCTCAAGGCTTCCGACGTGCACCATGCCATCGATGCCTACTATTTGTTCTCCACCCAGGCCAATTATCCCCTGCATATCGGAATCACAGAAGCCGGTACGGCCATGACGGGCGCGGTGAAGTCCGCGATCGGCCTTGGCTGGCTCCTGTCGCAAGGGATCGGTGATACCCTCCGAGTCTCATTGGCGGCGGATCCGGTGGAGGAAGTCAAAGTCGGGTTCGAGATCCTCAAGTCGCTGGAGTTGCGCCATCGCGGCATCAACGTGATTGCCTGCCCGACCTGCGGCCGGGTTGAGATCGATGTGGTGCGCATGGCGAATGAACTGGAAAAGAAGCTCAGCCATATCAAGACGCCGCTGAACGTCTCCGTGCTCGGCTGTGTCGTGAACGGCATCGGGGAAGGCAAGGAAGCGGATATCGGTATCGCCGGCGGGGAAGGCAAGGGTATCCTCTTCAAGAAGGGCAAGTTGATGCGGAAAGTGCCGCTTGAAGAACTCATGGACACGCTGATCCACGAGGTTGAGTTACTGGCCAAGGAAAAAGAAGCCGAGGCCGCCGGCGTGACTCACGAAACGGCAGCATCGTCAGATGGGCAGGCGGAGCCTGGGTGGGAATTGATCGGCCATGCGCCGGATGAACATTCGACTATCGTCCGCGATATTCCTGTGCTTCCTACCAAGCGGTAA
- a CDS encoding helix-turn-helix domain-containing protein: protein MVPSTKLITIREAANRLGLKESTIRKYILKRQIAYVKPSVRAVRIPIEELERILSAGLRPAIPQAEGAR, encoded by the coding sequence ATGGTCCCGAGTACAAAATTGATCACCATTCGAGAAGCGGCAAATCGGTTAGGGCTCAAGGAAAGCACGATCAGGAAATACATCCTGAAACGGCAGATCGCCTATGTGAAGCCGTCGGTGCGCGCCGTACGGATTCCCATCGAAGAACTCGAACGGATTCTGTCTGCCGGCCTCAGACCTGCCATCCCTCAAGCGGAAGGTGCCCGATGA
- a CDS encoding response regulator transcription factor, with protein sequence MAKQILVVEDDLDIGRLLEMHLTDTAYAVEIAKTGEDGLQCVLSKRYDLIILDVMLPGIDGLEICRQLRSLPTYTPILMLTAKSSEIDRVLGLEVGADDYVTKPFSVRELLARVKALFRRSEAFRDKTQDLQKTIRAKGLFIDVEKRKVTVRGSLRDLTAKEFDLLLQFASHPGRVYTRSQLLDSVWGYGHDGYEHTVNSHINRLRAKIEKDSAKPDFILTVWGVGYKFCELEGSGLKD encoded by the coding sequence ATGGCTAAACAAATTCTTGTCGTAGAAGACGACTTAGATATTGGTCGGCTCTTGGAGATGCACCTGACCGACACCGCATATGCCGTAGAGATCGCCAAAACCGGAGAGGATGGCCTTCAATGTGTGCTCTCGAAGAGATATGACCTTATTATTCTTGACGTGATGCTGCCTGGCATCGACGGGTTAGAGATATGTCGGCAGCTTCGATCGCTCCCCACCTATACACCCATCCTCATGTTGACTGCGAAATCCTCAGAAATAGACCGGGTCCTTGGGCTGGAAGTTGGTGCTGACGACTATGTTACTAAACCATTTAGTGTTCGAGAACTGCTCGCACGTGTAAAGGCCCTCTTCCGCCGTTCTGAAGCATTTAGAGATAAGACGCAGGACCTTCAGAAAACTATCCGCGCAAAGGGCCTCTTCATCGATGTTGAAAAACGGAAGGTCACAGTGAGAGGCAGCTTGAGGGATCTCACGGCCAAAGAGTTCGATTTGCTCCTGCAGTTTGCATCCCATCCAGGCCGAGTTTATACGCGCAGTCAGCTTCTCGATTCGGTCTGGGGTTACGGTCACGACGGCTATGAACACACGGTAAATTCCCATATCAACAGATTGCGCGCCAAGATTGAAAAGGATTCGGCCAAGCCCGACTTTATTCTGACTGTGTGGGGCGTCGGATACAAATTCTGTGAACTAGAAGGATCCGGCTTAAAGGACTGA
- a CDS encoding HAMP domain-containing protein: MSRSLYGKLALVLLFLFCAVGVLYTLLTVFTTRMYQQEVNQKLNRALARNIVADQLLSSQGEVSPYALKELFHLLMVINPSIEMYLLDENGGIVNFSAPTEKVKRSAVSLEPIHRFLTEADAFPILGDDPRDATRQKVFSVSAIPLHGQPTGYLYIVLGGEEYDSVADMLNRSYIFRLSLWAALTGLLFALLGGLFLFNMLTRRLTKLASTMETFAKSDFSEALELHPQDFIPERNSDEIDRLRSTFNRMVERILQQVATLKQTDILRRELVANVSHDLRTPLASLHGYLETLLMKEGTLTREEYRTFLDIALKQSQRLRELVGELFELARLDSREARIQCEQFSLAELVQDVCQKFQLTVANRGIALKSSFTDDLPFVEADIGLIERALENIINNATRYTPSGGTIAISLSHESGSVMIRISDTGCGIADHDLPYIFDRFYRANRQNQPGGAGLGLAITKRILELHGSTIRAESIPNIGTIISFELPTVHF, encoded by the coding sequence ATGTCGCGGTCACTCTACGGCAAACTCGCCCTTGTGTTGCTCTTCCTGTTTTGTGCGGTTGGGGTTCTATACACTCTCCTAACGGTCTTCACGACGCGCATGTATCAGCAGGAAGTGAATCAGAAGCTGAACCGTGCTCTGGCCAGAAACATTGTTGCTGACCAGTTACTAAGCAGCCAAGGAGAGGTGAGTCCGTACGCTCTGAAAGAACTGTTTCACCTACTTATGGTTATCAATCCGAGCATTGAGATGTACTTGCTTGATGAGAATGGGGGCATAGTCAACTTCTCCGCTCCCACTGAGAAGGTCAAGCGCTCGGCTGTCTCGTTAGAACCAATACATCGTTTTCTCACCGAGGCGGACGCATTTCCTATTCTTGGTGACGATCCCCGTGATGCGACTCGCCAGAAGGTCTTTTCTGTTTCAGCCATACCCTTACACGGACAACCAACAGGATATCTGTACATTGTCCTTGGCGGAGAGGAGTATGACTCCGTCGCCGATATGCTGAATCGGAGCTACATCTTCCGGCTGAGTCTCTGGGCAGCACTTACCGGCTTACTGTTCGCTCTTTTGGGCGGTCTCTTTCTATTCAACATGCTCACCAGAAGGTTAACCAAACTAGCATCGACGATGGAAACGTTCGCAAAGAGCGATTTTTCAGAGGCGCTCGAGCTGCATCCTCAGGATTTCATTCCTGAGCGGAATAGTGATGAAATTGATCGGCTCCGGTCCACATTCAATCGGATGGTAGAACGAATTCTTCAGCAAGTGGCCACTTTGAAGCAGACGGACATCCTTCGGCGTGAGTTGGTGGCCAATGTGTCCCATGATTTGCGTACCCCCCTGGCATCCTTGCATGGGTATCTGGAAACGTTACTGATGAAAGAAGGGACGCTTACACGAGAGGAATACCGGACGTTTCTCGACATTGCCCTCAAGCAAAGCCAACGGCTTAGGGAGCTTGTGGGGGAACTCTTTGAATTGGCTCGCTTAGATTCGCGTGAAGCTCGCATTCAATGCGAACAATTTTCTTTAGCCGAGCTTGTCCAGGATGTGTGTCAAAAGTTTCAACTCACCGTCGCAAATAGGGGGATAGCCCTAAAGAGCAGTTTTACAGATGATCTGCCATTTGTGGAGGCTGATATCGGCCTCATCGAGCGGGCGCTAGAAAACATAATCAATAATGCTACTCGCTATACACCGAGCGGAGGGACCATTGCGATTTCGTTAAGCCACGAATCCGGCTCGGTTATGATACGAATTTCTGATACTGGCTGTGGTATCGCTGATCACGACTTGCCTTATATTTTTGATCGTTTTTATAGGGCGAATCGACAAAATCAGCCTGGAGGAGCTGGGCTCGGGCTGGCCATTACTAAGCGAATCCTAGAGCTACATGGAAGTACAATTCGAGCAGAGAGTATACCTAACATCGGAACCATCATCAGCTTTGAACTGCCCACCGTGCACTTCTAG
- a CDS encoding chlorite dismutase family protein — MKRISQISMVALLLCFLPMLSVVSEAAMDHDKLLKDPGVYATFAVFKMGEHWWQMDHEARVKAASEMKKVFEKHADKLIVDTHLLRGLSERADVLVRIHSKEMVHNQNFLLDLMGTTMGMDMKNTDTFNGITKTLNYVPSFPEELKGELKTPPPQGSPYVIVVPIRKDAEWWISGQDTRTGLMKEHTDATVAYLKTVKRKLYHSSGLDDWDFITYFETSKLDDFNNLVTGLLKVKENRHNRRFGDPLLLGTIRPLDEILDILSR, encoded by the coding sequence ATGAAGAGAATCAGTCAGATTTCGATGGTTGCGCTTCTATTATGCTTCCTTCCCATGTTGTCTGTAGTGAGTGAGGCGGCCATGGATCACGACAAGCTCTTAAAGGATCCTGGTGTCTACGCAACGTTTGCTGTGTTCAAGATGGGGGAGCACTGGTGGCAGATGGATCATGAAGCGCGTGTCAAGGCGGCCTCCGAAATGAAAAAGGTGTTCGAAAAGCACGCCGATAAGTTAATAGTCGATACGCATTTGCTTCGTGGTCTGTCTGAGAGAGCTGATGTACTTGTCAGGATTCACTCGAAAGAGATGGTTCATAATCAGAACTTCTTGTTAGACCTCATGGGGACCACTATGGGGATGGATATGAAAAATACTGACACCTTCAATGGCATCACCAAAACCCTAAATTATGTCCCTAGCTTCCCAGAAGAACTGAAGGGGGAGTTGAAGACACCGCCACCTCAGGGCAGCCCATACGTTATAGTGGTTCCTATACGCAAGGACGCAGAATGGTGGATTTCTGGACAAGACACCCGAACAGGCCTGATGAAGGAACACACGGATGCGACGGTCGCATACTTGAAGACGGTGAAACGGAAGCTCTATCACTCCAGCGGGTTGGATGATTGGGATTTTATTACCTACTTTGAAACATCCAAGCTGGATGATTTCAACAATCTTGTGACTGGATTGCTCAAGGTCAAGGAGAACCGTCATAATAGGCGTTTCGGTGATCCTCTCCTGTTGGGGACCATTCGACCATTGGATGAAATCCTCGATATTCTCAGTCGCTAG
- a CDS encoding DMP19 family protein has protein sequence MNNEFVQVCVDDGTIAAGDPWEVMEPVLWSANIYDGPEQYEISLSGFSIPQRLVYALMWYRIEVNNGGHDQFYFNSTGIVWKDALNAFEALELPEFANILRGSTERLGGSPSLDRQARNEQLESIEPDFDDLDEAFYEAEKRMDLDHRIMSFIRARPSAFYFVGEVRKPAD, from the coding sequence GTGAACAACGAATTTGTTCAGGTCTGTGTTGACGATGGCACCATCGCAGCCGGAGATCCGTGGGAAGTCATGGAGCCGGTTTTGTGGTCAGCTAATATCTATGATGGGCCAGAGCAATACGAAATAAGTCTGTCAGGATTTTCGATTCCCCAGCGCCTTGTCTACGCCTTGATGTGGTACCGCATTGAAGTCAACAATGGCGGCCACGATCAATTCTATTTCAACTCAACTGGAATAGTGTGGAAGGACGCCTTGAACGCGTTCGAGGCGCTGGAGCTCCCCGAGTTCGCCAATATCCTCAGAGGGTCGACGGAACGGCTGGGTGGATCGCCTTCGCTTGATCGTCAGGCGCGTAACGAACAGTTAGAATCGATTGAGCCAGACTTCGACGATCTAGACGAGGCGTTTTACGAGGCCGAGAAAAGAATGGACCTTGATCATCGGATCATGAGTTTCATACGTGCACGACCTTCAGCTTTTTATTTTGTTGGAGAAGTTAGGAAACCTGCGGACTGA
- a CDS encoding cation:proton antiporter, with product MAPEPIFFRDLAYVFIAAVLGGASAYLLRQPLILGYVFGGILIGPFTPGPSISDVHSFELFAEIGVILLMFCIGIEFSLNDLLRVRWVALLGGPLGIFLSILLAVGLSHVVGWSWIQSVVIGSVVSVASTMVLARLLLDSGDLRAKHGRVMIGITLVEDLAVVVLTVLLPALGALEPGRFATIGKALWLAVLILVPFAYLAAKAIPPLLTRIAKTQNAELFLLVALSIGIGTAAVTQMAGLSLALGAFLAGLIISGSEYGHETLARLLSLRDAFVALFFVTIGVLIDPRVVWANLPLLGLMLGLIIVGKFVIWTLVVRLFRYAWGTALLVGVGLTQIGEFSFVLVQVAKTAGHVSEDVYNATLAASLLSILLNAPLVRYAPGWIAALHFKMGRVSLPIQGGISDEQAGHVVLCGFGRMGSAVGLALDHFELPYTVIERDPDIVRQLRRRGISCVYGDASQTELLKAAGAQHAALVIVALPVIHETSLTVRRFRGLNEKIPLLARAHGFREAEDLKEVGATEVILPEVEGAHTLIRHAFQALKVSKSSILDYLKSCQAFRSSGEGPDSGNVEAGKAGAGRST from the coding sequence ATGGCCCCTGAACCTATTTTTTTTCGAGATCTCGCGTATGTCTTTATCGCTGCGGTCCTAGGCGGGGCCTCCGCCTATCTGCTTCGTCAACCGTTGATTCTGGGCTATGTCTTCGGCGGCATTCTGATCGGCCCCTTTACCCCTGGTCCCTCTATTTCGGATGTCCATAGTTTCGAATTGTTCGCCGAGATTGGCGTGATCCTCTTGATGTTCTGCATCGGGATCGAATTTTCCTTAAATGATTTGTTACGAGTTCGGTGGGTCGCCCTGCTGGGAGGGCCACTCGGCATTTTCCTCTCCATTCTCCTCGCTGTCGGTCTGAGCCATGTTGTGGGATGGAGTTGGATTCAAAGCGTGGTGATCGGGTCGGTGGTGTCCGTGGCGAGCACGATGGTTCTGGCGCGCTTGCTGCTGGACAGTGGAGATTTGCGTGCCAAGCATGGCCGGGTGATGATCGGGATCACACTCGTGGAAGATCTGGCGGTGGTTGTGCTCACCGTCCTGCTTCCGGCGCTCGGTGCTCTGGAACCAGGCCGCTTTGCCACGATTGGAAAGGCCTTGTGGCTCGCGGTCCTCATCCTGGTTCCCTTCGCCTATCTCGCGGCGAAAGCCATTCCTCCGTTGTTGACACGCATTGCGAAGACACAAAATGCCGAACTCTTTCTGCTGGTAGCGTTGTCTATAGGAATCGGCACGGCAGCCGTCACACAGATGGCGGGGTTGTCCCTGGCGCTCGGCGCGTTTCTGGCAGGATTGATCATCAGCGGCTCAGAATATGGTCACGAAACCTTAGCCCGCCTCCTGTCGCTCCGTGACGCTTTCGTGGCTCTGTTTTTTGTGACGATCGGTGTCCTCATCGATCCGCGCGTGGTGTGGGCCAATCTCCCGTTGCTCGGCCTCATGCTCGGATTGATTATCGTGGGGAAATTCGTCATTTGGACGCTGGTCGTGAGGCTGTTTCGTTATGCTTGGGGCACCGCCCTGCTCGTGGGCGTCGGTCTCACGCAGATTGGCGAATTTTCTTTCGTGTTGGTTCAGGTCGCTAAAACGGCGGGACATGTGAGCGAGGATGTGTATAATGCCACCCTGGCCGCTTCGCTGCTGAGCATTCTCCTCAACGCGCCCCTCGTTCGGTATGCGCCTGGGTGGATCGCTGCATTACATTTTAAAATGGGACGAGTGTCCTTGCCCATTCAAGGCGGGATTTCTGACGAGCAAGCCGGGCATGTGGTGCTGTGTGGGTTCGGTCGCATGGGCAGTGCGGTGGGACTCGCCCTCGATCATTTTGAGCTTCCGTACACCGTGATTGAGCGCGACCCGGACATCGTTCGACAGTTGCGCCGACGCGGAATTTCCTGCGTCTACGGGGATGCCTCGCAAACTGAGCTGTTGAAAGCGGCCGGTGCCCAACATGCGGCGTTGGTGATCGTGGCGCTTCCGGTCATTCACGAGACGTCGCTTACCGTTCGACGATTTCGGGGGCTGAACGAAAAAATTCCCCTTCTCGCCCGAGCGCATGGCTTTAGGGAGGCTGAGGACCTGAAGGAGGTGGGAGCGACGGAAGTTATCCTGCCCGAGGTCGAGGGGGCACATACCTTGATCCGACACGCCTTCCAGGCCTTGAAGGTCTCGAAGTCGAGCATCCTCGATTATCTTAAGTCCTGCCAAGCGTTTCGATCGTCCGGTGAGGGACCTGATTCAGGGAACGTGGAGGCCGGGAAGGCTGGCGCTGGGCGAAGTACGTGA